In the genome of Stigmatella aurantiaca, the window GTGGGTCCTTCCGATGCTCTGAAGTGCCTGAGAACTCTTCAGTTATCGGTGGGTCCCCACCCGGTGATCCCTCCCCCGGTGATCGATCCGGGCTAATGGAGCAGGTGGTGGGAAACTGCGGTGGGGTGCCCGGGGTGGTGACGGCCGACGCGGGCTATTTCAGCGAGAACAATGTGGTGAGAGGCACGTGCCTGGGAATCGATGCGTACCTGGCCACGGGGAGGCTGAAACACGGCGAAGAGCCCGTGCCGGTGAGGGGCAGAATGCCCCAGGACTTGAGCCTCAAAGATTGGATGGCCCGACGACTGAGGACGAAGAAAGGCCGGGCGGTGTACGCGCGTCGAAAGGCGGTGGCAGAGGCACCCTTTGGACAAATCAAGCAGGTGAGAGGCTTTCGGCAACTGCTGCTGCGAGGGCTGGCAAAGGCTCGCGGGGAGTGGGCGCTCATCTGCCTGACCCACAATCTGCTGAAGCTTTACCGAGCCACGGCCGCTGCGTAGCGGCGGGCTCGCTCCTTGTAGAGGAATCAGGCGCCGAGCCGTCCGCCCGACGCCCTTGGCTTGTTAGCGCAACAGACTCCTAGTCCTACTGTGTCATAAAAGTATGGGTTCCCTCGGGAGAGAAACATACCAACAGAGCCTCCGGAGCAAAGTACGCCCAAGGGAAGGCAGACGTTTATGACACAGTAAGACTAGGAAAGAATGAACTTGATGCTCGTTGATGAAGGCTCTTCCAACCCGGGAAGTAGTACGTCAGAAGGCCTACCCATTGCACCAAACAGCCTCTGCAGCGCTTGCTTCCCTACCTGGTAAAATGAGGGGATGGCTCAGGGTATACTCTGCAAAATGCTACAAGCAACACAGGCAGCACAAACTAGCCTAGCAATTCAGTAATTAACTAAAAC includes:
- a CDS encoding transposase, which encodes GSFRCSEVPENSSVIGGSPPGDPSPGDRSGLMEQVVGNCGGVPGVVTADAGYFSENNVVRGTCLGIDAYLATGRLKHGEEPVPVRGRMPQDLSLKDWMARRLRTKKGRAVYARRKAVAEAPFGQIKQVRGFRQLLLRGLAKARGEWALICLTHNLLKLYRATAAA